In Anomalospiza imberbis isolate Cuckoo-Finch-1a 21T00152 unplaced genomic scaffold, ASM3175350v1 scaffold_61, whole genome shotgun sequence, the following proteins share a genomic window:
- the RAVER1 gene encoding ribonucleoprotein PTB-binding 1 isoform X2 produces the protein MRRRVVGVAGGGGAKMAAALSVSGAGPGPGAEPPAGPSLAPEEELPPLDPAEVRSRLEHSERQFRNRRKVLIRGLPADVSNQDIHELLKDYELKYCFVDKYKGTAFVTLLTAEQAASAIERFHGCTLRQRQLRVQLQPTEAVLCVANLPRLLTQPQFEELLRPFGSLERCFLVYSRATGHSKGYGFVEFMKKDAAARARSELLGKQLGTRALHVHWTDAAQLSPELLHSRCLCVDRLPRGFCDLQALRGVFEGTCAPSFCQLAYGQDGQPKGFAVLEFESPEAAERAQLATDGFPLAGQHIRVSFCAPGPSGPSMLAALIAAQATALNRGKGLLPEPNLLQILGSLGNPASLQLLLNPLLPGALGAKQGILGAAPSLPLVPNPALSTALLQLALHSQAQKPGILGDSPLSSLAQPPGKLLGEIPSGAPVPGDMAQARGKSPVLASFLAQEKAALGPPGTPPGLGAVPKPIPKSQQGESGAPTVSLLGEPPKDLRIPLNPYLNLQSLLPTPGLAGKGFKVKPGVLGTPPPDAFAVEFPDLGSRIFPQPRDHAGSILGGFGHGRHKVSSSSGLDRGGLGPPVPPFFSGSPSSYFTSGLQAGLKQSHLSKAAAIPPSSDSILTLAPPASRPKTPLGGHKRGFSHLLPSPEPSPEGSYVGQHSQGLGGHYADSYLKRKRIF, from the exons ATGAGAAGGCGCGTTGTTGGCGTGGCGGGCGGTGGCGGggccaagatggcggcggcgcTGTCggtgagcggggccgggcccgggcccggaGCGGAGCCACCGGCGgggcccagcctggctcccgaGGAGGAGCTGCCGCCGCTGGACCCGGCCGAGGTGCGGAGCCGCCTGGAGCACAGCGAGCGGCAGTTCCGCAACCGGCGGAAGGTGCTGATCCGCGGCTTACCGGCGGATGTGAGCAACCAG GATATCCACGAGCTGCTGAAGGACTACGAGCTCAAGTATTGCTTCGTGGACAAGTACAAGGGAACCG CCTTCGTCACGCTGCTGACGGCCGAGCAGGCGGCCTCGGCCATCGAGCGCTTCCACGGCTGCACGCTGCGGCAGCGGCAGCTGCgggtgcagctgcagcccacggaGGCCGTGCTGTGCGTGGCCAACCTGCCGCGCCTGCTGACGCAGCCGCAGTTCGAGGAGCTGCTGCGGCCCTTCGGCAGCCTGGAGCGCTGCTTCCTGGTCTACAGCCGGGCCACGGGCCACTCCAAGGGCTACGGCTTCGTGGAGTTCATGAAGAAGGacgcggcggcgcgggcgcgcTCCGAGCTGCTGGGCAAGCAGCTGGGCACGCGCGCCCTGCACGTGCACTGGACGGACGCGGCGCAGCTCAGCCCCGAGCTGCTGCACTCACGCTGCCTCTGCGTGGACCGGCTGCCCCGGGGCTTCTGCGACCTGCAGGCGCTGCGCGGGGTGTTCGAGGGCACCTGCGCGCCCTCCTTCTGCCAG ctggcCTACGGGCAGGACGGGCAGCCCAAGGGCTTCGCCGTGCTGGAGTTCGAGTCCCCGGAGGCGGCCGAGCGAGCCCAGCTGGCCACGGACGGCTTCCCCCTGGCCGGGCAGCACATCCGCGTGTCCTTCTGCGCGCCCGGCCCGTCCGGCCCCAGCATGCTGGCCGCGCTGATCGCCGCGCAGGCCACG GCGCTGAACCGTGGCAAGGGGCTGCTCCCGGAGCCCAACCTCCTCCAGATCCTGGGCAGCCTCGGGAACCCCGCGtcgctgcagctcctgctcaaCCCCCTGCTCCCCGGCGCCCTGGGCGCCAAGCAGG gaattttgggagctgctccctcccttcccctggTGCCCAACCCGGCGCTTTCCAcggctctgctccagctggctctgcacagccagGCCCAG AAACCGGGAATTCTGGGCGATTCCCCGCTGAGCTCGCTGGCCCAGCCCCCCGGGAAGCTCCTGGGGGAGATTCCCTCAG GTGCTCCCGTGCCcggggacatggcccaggcccGCGGGAAGTCCCCGGTCCTGGCCTCGTTCCTGGCGCAGGAGAAGGCGGCGCTGGgacccccggggacccccccaggcCTCGGGGCCgtccccaaacccatccccaaatcccagcagggCGAGAGCGGAGCCCCCACG GTCTCTCTCCTGGGGGAGCCCCCCAAAGATTTGAGGATCCCCCTCAATCCCTACCTGAACCTgcagagcctcctgcccacGCCCGGCCTGGCAG GGAAAGGGTTTAAGGTGAAACCCGGagttttggggacccccccgcCCGACGCCTTCGCCGTGGAGTTCCCG GATTTGGGCTCCCGGATTTTCCCCCAGCCCCGCGACCACGCCGGATCCATCCTGGGGGGCTTCGGGCACGGCAGGCACAAG gtctcctcctcctcgggGTTGGACAGGGGGGGTTTGGgacccccagtgcccccctTTTTCTCAGGATCCCCCAGTTCCTACTTCACCAGCGGCCTCCAGGCCGGGCTCAAGCAGAGCCACCTCAGCaag GCCGCCGCCATCCCCCCGAGCTCCGACTCCATCCTCACCTTGGCACCCCCAGCCTCTCGCCCCAAG ACGCCCCTGGGGGGGCACAAGAGGGGCTTCTCCCACCTGCTGCCGTCGCCGGAGCCCAGCCCCGAGGGCTCCTACGTGGGCCAGCACTCCCAGGGCCTGGGGGGCCACTACGCCGACTCCTACCTGAAGAGGAAAAGGATATTTTAG
- the RAVER1 gene encoding ribonucleoprotein PTB-binding 1 isoform X1 translates to MRRRVVGVAGGGGAKMAAALSVSGAGPGPGAEPPAGPSLAPEEELPPLDPAEVRSRLEHSERQFRNRRKVLIRGLPADVSNQDIHELLKDYELKYCFVDKYKGTAFVTLLTAEQAASAIERFHGCTLRQRQLRVQLQPTEAVLCVANLPRLLTQPQFEELLRPFGSLERCFLVYSRATGHSKGYGFVEFMKKDAAARARSELLGKQLGTRALHVHWTDAAQLSPELLHSRCLCVDRLPRGFCDLQALRGVFEGTCAPSFCQLAYGQDGQPKGFAVLEFESPEAAERAQLATDGFPLAGQHIRVSFCAPGPSGPSMLAALIAAQATALNRGKGLLPEPNLLQILGSLGNPASLQLLLNPLLPGALGAKQAGILGAAPSLPLVPNPALSTALLQLALHSQAQKPGILGDSPLSSLAQPPGKLLGEIPSGAPVPGDMAQARGKSPVLASFLAQEKAALGPPGTPPGLGAVPKPIPKSQQGESGAPTVSLLGEPPKDLRIPLNPYLNLQSLLPTPGLAGKGFKVKPGVLGTPPPDAFAVEFPDLGSRIFPQPRDHAGSILGGFGHGRHKVSSSSGLDRGGLGPPVPPFFSGSPSSYFTSGLQAGLKQSHLSKAAAIPPSSDSILTLAPPASRPKTPLGGHKRGFSHLLPSPEPSPEGSYVGQHSQGLGGHYADSYLKRKRIF, encoded by the exons ATGAGAAGGCGCGTTGTTGGCGTGGCGGGCGGTGGCGGggccaagatggcggcggcgcTGTCggtgagcggggccgggcccgggcccggaGCGGAGCCACCGGCGgggcccagcctggctcccgaGGAGGAGCTGCCGCCGCTGGACCCGGCCGAGGTGCGGAGCCGCCTGGAGCACAGCGAGCGGCAGTTCCGCAACCGGCGGAAGGTGCTGATCCGCGGCTTACCGGCGGATGTGAGCAACCAG GATATCCACGAGCTGCTGAAGGACTACGAGCTCAAGTATTGCTTCGTGGACAAGTACAAGGGAACCG CCTTCGTCACGCTGCTGACGGCCGAGCAGGCGGCCTCGGCCATCGAGCGCTTCCACGGCTGCACGCTGCGGCAGCGGCAGCTGCgggtgcagctgcagcccacggaGGCCGTGCTGTGCGTGGCCAACCTGCCGCGCCTGCTGACGCAGCCGCAGTTCGAGGAGCTGCTGCGGCCCTTCGGCAGCCTGGAGCGCTGCTTCCTGGTCTACAGCCGGGCCACGGGCCACTCCAAGGGCTACGGCTTCGTGGAGTTCATGAAGAAGGacgcggcggcgcgggcgcgcTCCGAGCTGCTGGGCAAGCAGCTGGGCACGCGCGCCCTGCACGTGCACTGGACGGACGCGGCGCAGCTCAGCCCCGAGCTGCTGCACTCACGCTGCCTCTGCGTGGACCGGCTGCCCCGGGGCTTCTGCGACCTGCAGGCGCTGCGCGGGGTGTTCGAGGGCACCTGCGCGCCCTCCTTCTGCCAG ctggcCTACGGGCAGGACGGGCAGCCCAAGGGCTTCGCCGTGCTGGAGTTCGAGTCCCCGGAGGCGGCCGAGCGAGCCCAGCTGGCCACGGACGGCTTCCCCCTGGCCGGGCAGCACATCCGCGTGTCCTTCTGCGCGCCCGGCCCGTCCGGCCCCAGCATGCTGGCCGCGCTGATCGCCGCGCAGGCCACG GCGCTGAACCGTGGCAAGGGGCTGCTCCCGGAGCCCAACCTCCTCCAGATCCTGGGCAGCCTCGGGAACCCCGCGtcgctgcagctcctgctcaaCCCCCTGCTCCCCGGCGCCCTGGGCGCCAAGCAGG caggaattttgggagctgctccctcccttcccctggTGCCCAACCCGGCGCTTTCCAcggctctgctccagctggctctgcacagccagGCCCAG AAACCGGGAATTCTGGGCGATTCCCCGCTGAGCTCGCTGGCCCAGCCCCCCGGGAAGCTCCTGGGGGAGATTCCCTCAG GTGCTCCCGTGCCcggggacatggcccaggcccGCGGGAAGTCCCCGGTCCTGGCCTCGTTCCTGGCGCAGGAGAAGGCGGCGCTGGgacccccggggacccccccaggcCTCGGGGCCgtccccaaacccatccccaaatcccagcagggCGAGAGCGGAGCCCCCACG GTCTCTCTCCTGGGGGAGCCCCCCAAAGATTTGAGGATCCCCCTCAATCCCTACCTGAACCTgcagagcctcctgcccacGCCCGGCCTGGCAG GGAAAGGGTTTAAGGTGAAACCCGGagttttggggacccccccgcCCGACGCCTTCGCCGTGGAGTTCCCG GATTTGGGCTCCCGGATTTTCCCCCAGCCCCGCGACCACGCCGGATCCATCCTGGGGGGCTTCGGGCACGGCAGGCACAAG gtctcctcctcctcgggGTTGGACAGGGGGGGTTTGGgacccccagtgcccccctTTTTCTCAGGATCCCCCAGTTCCTACTTCACCAGCGGCCTCCAGGCCGGGCTCAAGCAGAGCCACCTCAGCaag GCCGCCGCCATCCCCCCGAGCTCCGACTCCATCCTCACCTTGGCACCCCCAGCCTCTCGCCCCAAG ACGCCCCTGGGGGGGCACAAGAGGGGCTTCTCCCACCTGCTGCCGTCGCCGGAGCCCAGCCCCGAGGGCTCCTACGTGGGCCAGCACTCCCAGGGCCTGGGGGGCCACTACGCCGACTCCTACCTGAAGAGGAAAAGGATATTTTAG
- the RAVER1 gene encoding ribonucleoprotein PTB-binding 1 isoform X3 yields the protein MRRRVVGVAGGGGAKMAAALSVSGAGPGPGAEPPAGPSLAPEEELPPLDPAEVRSRLEHSERQFRNRRKVLIRGLPADVSNQDIHELLKDYELKYCFVDKYKGTAFVTLLTAEQAASAIERFHGCTLRQRQLRVQLQPTEAVLCVANLPRLLTQPQFEELLRPFGSLERCFLVYSRATGHSKGYGFVEFMKKDAAARARSELLGKQLGTRALHVHWTDAAQLSPELLHSRCLCVDRLPRGFCDLQALRGVFEGTCAPSFCQLAYGQDGQPKGFAVLEFESPEAAERAQLATDGFPLAGQHIRVSFCAPGPSGPSMLAALIAAQATALNRGKGLLPEPNLLQILGSLGNPASLQLLLNPLLPGALGAKQAGILGAAPSLPLVPNPALSTALLQLALHSQAQKPGILGDSPLSSLAQPPGKLLGEIPSGAPVPGDMAQARGKSPVLASFLAQEKAALGPPGTPPGLGAVPKPIPKSQQGESGAPTVSLLGEPPKDLRIPLNPYLNLQSLLPTPGLAGKGFKVKPGVLGTPPPDAFAVEFPDLGSRIFPQPRDHAGSILGGFGHGRHKVSSSSGLDRGGLGPPVPPFFSGSPSSYFTSGLQAGLKQSHLSKTPLGGHKRGFSHLLPSPEPSPEGSYVGQHSQGLGGHYADSYLKRKRIF from the exons ATGAGAAGGCGCGTTGTTGGCGTGGCGGGCGGTGGCGGggccaagatggcggcggcgcTGTCggtgagcggggccgggcccgggcccggaGCGGAGCCACCGGCGgggcccagcctggctcccgaGGAGGAGCTGCCGCCGCTGGACCCGGCCGAGGTGCGGAGCCGCCTGGAGCACAGCGAGCGGCAGTTCCGCAACCGGCGGAAGGTGCTGATCCGCGGCTTACCGGCGGATGTGAGCAACCAG GATATCCACGAGCTGCTGAAGGACTACGAGCTCAAGTATTGCTTCGTGGACAAGTACAAGGGAACCG CCTTCGTCACGCTGCTGACGGCCGAGCAGGCGGCCTCGGCCATCGAGCGCTTCCACGGCTGCACGCTGCGGCAGCGGCAGCTGCgggtgcagctgcagcccacggaGGCCGTGCTGTGCGTGGCCAACCTGCCGCGCCTGCTGACGCAGCCGCAGTTCGAGGAGCTGCTGCGGCCCTTCGGCAGCCTGGAGCGCTGCTTCCTGGTCTACAGCCGGGCCACGGGCCACTCCAAGGGCTACGGCTTCGTGGAGTTCATGAAGAAGGacgcggcggcgcgggcgcgcTCCGAGCTGCTGGGCAAGCAGCTGGGCACGCGCGCCCTGCACGTGCACTGGACGGACGCGGCGCAGCTCAGCCCCGAGCTGCTGCACTCACGCTGCCTCTGCGTGGACCGGCTGCCCCGGGGCTTCTGCGACCTGCAGGCGCTGCGCGGGGTGTTCGAGGGCACCTGCGCGCCCTCCTTCTGCCAG ctggcCTACGGGCAGGACGGGCAGCCCAAGGGCTTCGCCGTGCTGGAGTTCGAGTCCCCGGAGGCGGCCGAGCGAGCCCAGCTGGCCACGGACGGCTTCCCCCTGGCCGGGCAGCACATCCGCGTGTCCTTCTGCGCGCCCGGCCCGTCCGGCCCCAGCATGCTGGCCGCGCTGATCGCCGCGCAGGCCACG GCGCTGAACCGTGGCAAGGGGCTGCTCCCGGAGCCCAACCTCCTCCAGATCCTGGGCAGCCTCGGGAACCCCGCGtcgctgcagctcctgctcaaCCCCCTGCTCCCCGGCGCCCTGGGCGCCAAGCAGG caggaattttgggagctgctccctcccttcccctggTGCCCAACCCGGCGCTTTCCAcggctctgctccagctggctctgcacagccagGCCCAG AAACCGGGAATTCTGGGCGATTCCCCGCTGAGCTCGCTGGCCCAGCCCCCCGGGAAGCTCCTGGGGGAGATTCCCTCAG GTGCTCCCGTGCCcggggacatggcccaggcccGCGGGAAGTCCCCGGTCCTGGCCTCGTTCCTGGCGCAGGAGAAGGCGGCGCTGGgacccccggggacccccccaggcCTCGGGGCCgtccccaaacccatccccaaatcccagcagggCGAGAGCGGAGCCCCCACG GTCTCTCTCCTGGGGGAGCCCCCCAAAGATTTGAGGATCCCCCTCAATCCCTACCTGAACCTgcagagcctcctgcccacGCCCGGCCTGGCAG GGAAAGGGTTTAAGGTGAAACCCGGagttttggggacccccccgcCCGACGCCTTCGCCGTGGAGTTCCCG GATTTGGGCTCCCGGATTTTCCCCCAGCCCCGCGACCACGCCGGATCCATCCTGGGGGGCTTCGGGCACGGCAGGCACAAG gtctcctcctcctcgggGTTGGACAGGGGGGGTTTGGgacccccagtgcccccctTTTTCTCAGGATCCCCCAGTTCCTACTTCACCAGCGGCCTCCAGGCCGGGCTCAAGCAGAGCCACCTCAGCaag ACGCCCCTGGGGGGGCACAAGAGGGGCTTCTCCCACCTGCTGCCGTCGCCGGAGCCCAGCCCCGAGGGCTCCTACGTGGGCCAGCACTCCCAGGGCCTGGGGGGCCACTACGCCGACTCCTACCTGAAGAGGAAAAGGATATTTTAG
- the FDX2 gene encoding ferredoxin-2, mitochondrial, whose amino-acid sequence MAAPMAAASGGSVTRRLLRGVSRSLSGGGAAAEEPEAAVVNVVFVDREGRQVPVRGRVGDNVLHLAQRHGLELEGACEASLACSTCHVYISEPHLGRLPAPDEREEDLLDQAPLLRENSRLGCQVRLSPALEGARIALPRLSRNFYVDGHVPKPH is encoded by the exons ATGGCGGCGCCCATGGCTGCGGCGAGCGGCGGCTCCGTGACGCGGCGGCTGCTCCGGGGCGTCTCCCGCAGCctcagcggcggcggcgccgcggccgAGGAGCCCGAGGCCGCCGT GGTTAACGTCGTGTTCGTGGACCGGGAGGGGCGGCAGGTGCCGGTGCGCGGCAGAGTCGGCGACAACGTGCTGCACCTGGCGCAGCGGCacgggctggagctggagg GCGCCTGCGAGGCCTCGCTGGCCTGCTCCACCTGCCACGTTTACATCAGTGAGCCCCACCTGGGGCGGCTCCCGGCGCCGGACGAGCG GGAGGAGGACCTGCTGGACCAGGCGCCGCTGCTGCGGGAGAACTCGCGCCTGGGCTGCCAGGTGCGGCTGAGCCCCGCGCTGGAGGGGGCGCGCATCGCCCTGCCCCGCCTCAGCCGCAACTTCTACGTGGACGGGCacgtccccaaaccccactga
- the LOC137467383 gene encoding LOW QUALITY PROTEIN: hsp90 co-chaperone Cdc37-like (The sequence of the model RefSeq protein was modified relative to this genomic sequence to represent the inferred CDS: deleted 1 base in 1 codon) — protein sequence MVDYSVWDHIEVSDDEDETHPQHRHRQPLRWRHQAPRGAHGAVQKEKEELDKGCRECKRKLAECQKKMKELEVAEAESGKGELEKLQAEAQQLRNEEKSWENKLEELRKKEKNMPWNVDTLSKDGFSKSVFNVKPEEKEETEEQKEKKHKTFVERYEKQIKHFGMLRRWDDSQKYLSDNPHLVCEETANYLVIWCIDLEVEEKHALMEQVAHQTIVMQFILELAKSLKVDPRACFRQFFTKIKTADQHYLEGFTEELEGFKERVRGRARARLEKALREYEEEERQKRLGPGGLDPVDVYESLPPELQKCFDVKDVQMLQDTISKMDPTEAKYHMQRCIDSGLWVPNAKGGDGADKGAGEAAVYEEIKKENGAEDEAKP from the exons ATGGTGGATTACAGCGTGTGGGACCACATCGAGGTCTCGGACGACGAGGACGAGACTCACCCCCAACATCGACACCGCCAGCCTCTTCGATGGCGGCACCAG GCCCCGCGTGGAGCGCATGGAGCAGttcagaaggagaaggaggagctgGATAAAGGCTGCCGCGAGTGCAAGCGCAAACTCGCCGAGTGCCAGAAGAAGATGAAGGAGCTGGAAGTGGCCGAGGCGGAGAGCGGGAAGGGGGAGCTGGAGAAGCTCCAGGCCGAGGCCCAGCAGCTGAGGAACGAGGAGAAGAGCTGGGAGAACaagctggaggagctgaggaagaaggagaagaacaTGCCCTGGAACGTGGACACGCTC AGCAAGGACGGCTTCAGcaag AGCGTTTTCAACGTGAAGCccgaggagaaggaggagacggaggagcagaaggagaagaaacaCAAAACCTTCGTGGAGCGATATGAGAAGCAGATTAAACACTTTG GGATGCTGAGGCGCTGGGATGACAGCCAGAAGTACCTGTCGGACAACCCTCACCTGGTCTGCGAGGAGACAGCCAACTACCTGGTCATCTGGTGCATCGACCTGGAGGTGGAGGAG aaacACGCGCTGATGGAGCAGGTGGCCCACCAGACCATCGTCATGCAGTTCATCCTGGAGCTGGCCAAGAGCCTCAAGGTGGATCCCAGGGCCTGCTTCCGGCAGTTTTTCACCAAAATTAAG aCGGCGGACCAGCACTACCTGGAGGGCTTCACGGAGGAGCTGGAGGGCTTCAAGGAGCGggtgcggggccgggcgcgggcGCGGCTGGAGAAGGCGCTGCGCGAGTACGAGGAGGAGGAGCGCCAGAAGCGCCTCGGGCCCGGCGGGCTCGACCCCGTGGACGTCTACGAGTCCCTGCCCCCC gagctgcagaaatgCTTCGATGTCAAAGACGTTCAGATGCTGCAGGACACAATCAGCAAAATGGACCCAACC GAGGCCAAGTACCACATGCAGCGCTGCATCGACTcggggctctgggtgcccaaCGCCAAGGGCGGGGACGGGGCGGACAAGGGCGCCGGCGAGGCCGCGGTCTACGAGGAGATCAAGAAGGAAAACGGCGCCGAGGACGAGGCAAAGCCCTGA